A stretch of the Balneola vulgaris DSM 17893 genome encodes the following:
- the rdgB gene encoding RdgB/HAM1 family non-canonical purine NTP pyrophosphatase has product MLNRVILATRNKNKIEEMRAILAPLGIELVSALDIPDLVDVVEDQDTLEGNALKKARYVNKVTGIPALSDDTGLEVEALDGAPGVYSARYAGEDATYNDNVMKLLGALSDEKNRSAQFRTVIALVDDDKEYTFDGICEGDITLDKRGENGFGYDPVFQPTGYEKTFAELDAAIKNNISHRGRAVQAFIEFLKDAELD; this is encoded by the coding sequence ATGCTGAATAGAGTCATACTCGCCACTAGAAATAAAAATAAAATTGAAGAGATGAGAGCCATTTTGGCTCCGCTTGGTATCGAATTAGTATCAGCCTTAGATATCCCTGATTTAGTAGATGTAGTTGAAGATCAAGATACCTTAGAAGGCAATGCACTTAAAAAAGCACGATATGTAAATAAGGTTACTGGAATACCAGCACTTTCTGATGACACAGGGCTAGAAGTGGAAGCATTGGATGGAGCACCTGGAGTCTATTCAGCGCGATACGCAGGGGAAGATGCTACTTATAATGACAATGTGATGAAGCTATTAGGGGCCTTGTCGGATGAGAAGAATAGAAGTGCCCAATTCAGAACAGTAATTGCCTTAGTGGATGATGATAAAGAGTATACTTTTGATGGCATTTGTGAAGGAGATATCACTCTAGATAAAAGGGGTGAAAATGGTTTTGGGTACGATCCGGTGTTTCAGCCAACAGGTTATGAAAAGACCTTTGCGGAATTAGATGCGGCAATCAAAAACAATATTAGCCATAGAGGAAGGGCTGTTCAGGCGTTTATTGAGTTTTTAAAAGACGCAGAATTGGATTAA
- a CDS encoding NUDIX hydrolase encodes MKDFKTFLIQRLQQSLPGANAQNLMRPIPEHEKSGRLAYSPKDQNFRNSSVLVPIITWKDELEIIFTLRASGIKHAGQISFPGGGREGDESFEETAIREAHEEIGLQMDNVETIGSLSPLYINHSEHLVTPIVGFLHSEQEFCANPNEVDEIFTVPISMFLKDEINRTEDWNLREINYKVPLWEVHEVPLWGATAMMLSEFVEIYREFHSHINHSAS; translated from the coding sequence ATGAAAGATTTCAAGACTTTTTTAATTCAACGGCTGCAACAATCTCTACCAGGAGCAAACGCTCAAAATTTAATGCGTCCTATTCCAGAACATGAAAAATCTGGAAGGCTTGCTTATTCTCCGAAAGACCAGAATTTTAGGAATAGCAGTGTTCTTGTTCCCATAATTACTTGGAAGGATGAACTTGAAATCATATTTACCCTAAGAGCATCAGGTATAAAGCACGCTGGGCAAATCAGCTTTCCTGGCGGAGGGCGTGAAGGTGATGAAAGTTTTGAGGAAACAGCCATTCGCGAAGCCCATGAAGAAATTGGCTTACAAATGGATAATGTAGAAACAATAGGTAGCTTATCGCCATTGTATATTAACCATTCAGAGCATTTAGTAACCCCTATTGTAGGCTTCCTTCATTCTGAACAAGAGTTTTGTGCAAACCCTAACGAAGTAGATGAAATTTTTACAGTTCCAATTTCGATGTTTTTGAAAGATGAAATCAATAGAACTGAAGATTGGAACCTGCGAGAAATAAACTATAAAGTGCCATTATGGGAAGTACATGAAGTACCACTTTGGGGTGCAACCGCGATGATGTTAAGTGAATTCGTTGAAATATATCGAGAATTTCATTCGCACATTAACCATTCTGCCTCATAA
- the clpB gene encoding ATP-dependent chaperone ClpB: MNLNKYTLKAQETIQQALELAQSLNNQALEPAHILKAFLVDNDNVVVTLLNKLGANVTSVEQVVDAELQRLPKVQGASVSGQYLSVTSKEAFDKAQKEATALGDEYISSEHILIGMSETKSAIGSLLKDQGCTKENILKVLKEVRGNQTVDDPNAESRYAALKKYARDLNELAEKNKLDPVIGRDQEIRRVMQILTRRTKNNPVLIGEPGVGKTAIAEGMALRIVRGDVPEGLKSKRIVALDMGALVAGTKFRGEFEERLKAVVKEVTDSDGELILFIDEIHTLVGAGATEGAMDAANILKPALARGEMHAIGATTLDEYRKYIEKDKALERRLQTVLVGEPSIEDTVSILRGLQERYEVHHGVRITDSAIVAAAELSHRYIADRFLPDKAIDLIDESASRLRLQIDSLPEELDGIERQIRQLEIEREALKREKDKGKIKGIEKELADLEEQRSTMRVQWEQERDTIQRARELKQAIETSRNEADKAERQGNYEKVAELRYGTITQLEKDLEQTKAKLDEMQNSKALLKEEVDAEDIADIVARWTGIPVKRMLQSERQKLLLLEEELHKRVIGQDNAIEAVSNAVRRSRAGLQDEERPIGSFFFLGSTGVGKTELARSLAEFLFNDQNAMIRIDMSEYMEKHSVSRLVGAPPGYVGYDEGGQLTEAVRRHPYSVVLLDEIEKAHPDVFNILLQVLDEGRLTDNKGVTVDFKNTIIIMTSNIGSHLIVNEMEKSGGELDEEQYAKLQEQLIDQLKKTIRPEFLNRVDDTIVFHPLGKSHIRSIVDIQLRRVHQLLAKNKVTLHIPEGVKDWLAIRGYDPVYGARPLKRVIQQNITNKLATQLIMRDSDEPIEYEATINAAKDGIDFAEVVNDPEKWAEEKSK; this comes from the coding sequence ATGAATTTGAACAAATACACATTAAAAGCTCAAGAGACTATTCAGCAAGCCTTGGAACTTGCTCAATCTTTGAATAATCAAGCCCTCGAACCGGCTCATATTTTAAAAGCCTTTTTGGTAGACAACGACAATGTTGTGGTTACACTTCTAAATAAGCTAGGAGCTAATGTAACTAGCGTGGAGCAAGTTGTAGATGCTGAGTTACAACGACTTCCCAAAGTTCAAGGTGCATCAGTATCAGGGCAGTACTTATCAGTTACTTCTAAAGAAGCTTTTGATAAAGCTCAAAAAGAAGCTACAGCATTAGGCGATGAATATATTAGCTCTGAACACATTCTAATAGGGATGTCTGAGACAAAATCAGCTATTGGCTCGCTCTTAAAAGACCAAGGCTGTACAAAAGAAAACATCCTGAAGGTTCTAAAAGAAGTTAGGGGAAATCAGACCGTAGATGATCCCAACGCTGAAAGTAGATATGCTGCTCTAAAAAAATATGCTCGTGATTTAAACGAACTGGCTGAAAAGAACAAATTAGACCCTGTAATTGGTCGCGACCAAGAAATACGGAGAGTGATGCAAATTCTTACTCGCCGCACAAAGAATAACCCGGTTTTAATTGGTGAACCTGGTGTTGGTAAAACAGCAATTGCCGAAGGTATGGCGTTGCGAATTGTACGAGGAGATGTACCTGAAGGCTTAAAATCTAAACGAATTGTAGCCTTAGATATGGGCGCGTTGGTGGCAGGAACAAAGTTTAGAGGCGAATTTGAAGAGCGACTCAAAGCAGTAGTAAAGGAAGTCACTGATTCGGATGGTGAACTCATTCTCTTTATTGACGAGATTCACACCTTAGTTGGTGCAGGTGCTACAGAAGGTGCCATGGATGCGGCTAATATTCTAAAGCCAGCTCTTGCTCGTGGAGAAATGCATGCCATCGGTGCTACTACCTTAGATGAGTATCGAAAGTACATTGAGAAAGACAAAGCTCTTGAACGCCGCTTACAAACCGTTTTAGTTGGTGAGCCTTCCATTGAAGACACCGTTTCTATTCTTCGTGGACTTCAAGAGCGCTACGAAGTTCATCATGGGGTTCGTATTACTGATTCCGCTATTGTAGCTGCTGCTGAACTCTCTCATCGATATATAGCTGATCGTTTTTTACCCGATAAAGCTATCGATTTAATAGACGAATCAGCATCACGGTTAAGGCTGCAAATTGATTCTCTTCCTGAAGAGCTAGATGGCATCGAACGCCAAATTAGGCAGCTCGAAATTGAGCGTGAGGCTTTAAAGCGTGAAAAAGATAAGGGCAAAATTAAAGGGATTGAGAAAGAGCTTGCGGACCTTGAAGAGCAACGAAGTACTATGCGTGTTCAATGGGAACAGGAAAGAGATACTATTCAAAGAGCACGTGAACTTAAGCAAGCCATCGAAACCAGCCGTAACGAAGCCGATAAAGCGGAACGCCAAGGCAATTATGAAAAAGTAGCTGAGTTACGATATGGCACCATCACACAATTGGAAAAAGACCTCGAGCAAACCAAAGCAAAGCTCGACGAAATGCAAAATTCCAAAGCACTACTCAAAGAAGAGGTAGATGCTGAAGATATCGCAGACATCGTGGCACGCTGGACGGGTATCCCAGTTAAACGCATGCTTCAAAGTGAACGCCAAAAATTACTCCTTCTTGAAGAAGAGTTACACAAACGAGTAATAGGCCAAGATAACGCTATTGAAGCAGTATCAAACGCCGTGCGCCGCTCACGCGCTGGTTTACAAGATGAAGAACGACCCATAGGCTCTTTCTTTTTCTTGGGATCTACAGGTGTTGGTAAAACTGAGTTAGCCCGTTCATTAGCAGAATTCTTATTCAATGATCAGAATGCGATGATTCGCATCGATATGAGTGAATACATGGAAAAGCATAGTGTAAGCCGATTGGTTGGAGCGCCTCCAGGCTATGTAGGCTATGATGAAGGTGGACAGTTAACCGAAGCTGTGCGCCGTCATCCATATTCTGTTGTGCTACTTGATGAAATTGAAAAGGCACATCCAGATGTGTTTAACATCCTACTACAAGTATTAGATGAAGGCCGATTAACCGACAACAAAGGCGTTACGGTCGACTTCAAGAATACTATAATCATCATGACTAGTAATATCGGTTCACATCTCATTGTGAATGAAATGGAGAAATCAGGTGGTGAGCTTGATGAGGAACAGTATGCAAAACTACAAGAGCAGTTAATAGACCAACTCAAGAAAACTATACGTCCAGAGTTCCTAAACCGTGTGGATGATACGATTGTATTCCACCCCCTTGGAAAGTCGCATATTCGATCAATTGTAGACATACAATTAAGACGTGTGCATCAACTTTTAGCCAAGAATAAAGTGACGCTTCATATACCTGAAGGGGTAAAGGATTGGTTAGCTATAAGAGGTTACGATCCTGTATACGGTGCTCGTCCTCTAAAACGTGTGATTCAACAGAACATCACCAATAAACTAGCCACACAGCTAATTATGCGTGATTCAGATGAACCCATAGAATATGAAGCTACCATTAATGCGGCAAAAGACGGAATTGATTTCGCAGAAGTGGTGAATGATCCGGAGAAGTGGGCAGAAGAAAAATCAAAATGA
- a CDS encoding NAD(P)/FAD-dependent oxidoreductase, with product MTGQNRSYWEEELYNQKYDVVIIGAGLTGMSAAYFYKLNQPNKKVLVLDRGIFPIGASTRNAGFACIGSVGELKSDLELEDKSAVMQRVKSRYAGLNLLRETIGDENMDYGSVGGWEIFTEQSEYDQVAEFVPQLNEWMEQTIGEEEVYKLGEYQGYKGIFNRVEGLLHPGKALKTLHQKAINVGVEFRWETEVNAISEDRKSISLANDWIIACEQLLVATNAFSKNLLPDLEVTPGRGYVFITKPIDHLSWKGTFHVDEGYIYFRNLGEDRLLLGGARNQAKSEEETVNFGINPSIKAHLIEFANDVLQLPNGWKIDREWSGIMGFTPSKAYKLEPIGDQAFIAVGLSGMGVALGMQLGRDVAKLMRQNG from the coding sequence ATGACAGGGCAAAACAGATCGTATTGGGAAGAAGAGCTCTATAATCAAAAATATGATGTGGTCATCATAGGGGCGGGACTTACCGGTATGTCGGCTGCTTATTTTTATAAACTCAATCAGCCCAATAAAAAAGTACTGGTGCTAGATCGTGGCATTTTCCCCATAGGAGCAAGTACACGCAATGCTGGATTTGCTTGCATCGGTAGTGTGGGGGAGTTGAAGAGTGATCTTGAGTTAGAAGATAAGTCGGCCGTAATGCAAAGAGTGAAAAGCCGATATGCTGGGCTAAACCTTCTTCGAGAGACCATTGGTGATGAAAATATGGACTACGGTAGTGTAGGCGGTTGGGAGATTTTCACAGAGCAAAGCGAGTATGACCAAGTGGCGGAGTTTGTGCCTCAATTAAATGAGTGGATGGAACAAACTATTGGAGAAGAAGAGGTTTATAAGCTTGGAGAGTATCAGGGGTATAAAGGGATTTTCAATAGAGTTGAAGGGCTTTTACATCCCGGGAAGGCATTAAAAACACTTCATCAAAAAGCAATTAATGTAGGGGTGGAGTTTCGTTGGGAAACAGAAGTGAATGCTATCTCAGAAGATCGAAAATCAATTAGCTTAGCTAATGATTGGATTATAGCATGCGAACAATTACTAGTGGCAACGAATGCCTTCAGTAAAAATCTTTTGCCAGATCTAGAAGTAACTCCAGGTAGAGGATATGTATTCATCACAAAGCCAATAGACCACTTATCTTGGAAAGGCACCTTCCACGTGGATGAAGGGTATATTTATTTTAGAAATCTAGGGGAAGACAGATTGTTGTTGGGTGGAGCACGGAATCAAGCTAAAAGTGAAGAAGAGACCGTGAATTTTGGAATCAATCCATCCATTAAAGCTCATTTAATTGAGTTTGCCAATGATGTACTCCAATTACCGAATGGTTGGAAAATCGACCGTGAGTGGTCGGGAATTATGGGTTTCACTCCATCAAAAGCTTATAAGCTAGAGCCTATAGGTGATCAAGCTTTTATTGCCGTTGGTTTAAGTGGAATGGGGGTTGCTTTAGGTATGCAATTGGGCAGAGATGTCGCTAAGCTTATGAGGCAGAATGGTTAA
- a CDS encoding isoaspartyl peptidase/L-asparaginase family protein yields MDRRKFLKTGLLGGVPFLTNGCDSIDTIKISKPIVIATWHTSDDANEAAWDVLESGGYALDAVEAGVKVEEADPNNMTVGYGGRPDREGNVTLDACIMDEKGDCGAVVFLKDIMHPISVARKVMEETPHIMLAGEGAKQFALEQGFEAQNLLTPKAEQAWQKWLKTSEYKPVVNIENHDTIGMLALDKEGRLSGACTTSGAAWKMHGRVGDSPIIGAGLFIDPEVGAACATGLGEEVVKTAGSALIVELMRQGSTPEEACKEAAQRIVDRNKRENRSLKNTQVGYIALNKNGAYGAYGIQKGFNCRVYNTEVGNQRIDAKHLI; encoded by the coding sequence ATGGATAGAAGAAAGTTTTTAAAGACAGGGTTGTTGGGGGGAGTACCATTTCTAACAAATGGCTGCGATTCTATAGATACAATAAAAATATCGAAGCCCATTGTGATTGCAACATGGCACACATCCGATGATGCCAATGAAGCGGCCTGGGATGTGTTAGAATCAGGCGGATATGCTTTAGATGCAGTAGAGGCAGGGGTAAAAGTAGAGGAAGCAGATCCTAATAATATGACCGTTGGTTATGGGGGAAGACCTGATCGCGAAGGCAATGTAACGCTTGATGCATGTATTATGGATGAAAAAGGCGATTGCGGTGCCGTGGTTTTTTTAAAGGATATCATGCATCCTATTTCTGTTGCTAGAAAGGTGATGGAAGAAACACCGCATATCATGTTAGCTGGTGAAGGCGCAAAGCAATTCGCATTAGAGCAAGGGTTTGAAGCGCAAAATCTATTAACGCCCAAAGCTGAACAAGCATGGCAGAAGTGGCTTAAAACTTCAGAATATAAGCCGGTAGTGAATATCGAAAATCATGATACTATTGGGATGCTCGCCTTAGATAAAGAAGGCAGACTTAGTGGCGCTTGTACTACAAGTGGTGCGGCTTGGAAAATGCACGGTAGAGTTGGAGATTCACCTATCATAGGGGCAGGTCTATTTATTGACCCAGAAGTAGGTGCAGCGTGCGCAACAGGCTTAGGGGAAGAAGTTGTGAAAACAGCAGGTAGTGCTTTGATCGTGGAACTTATGAGACAAGGAAGCACCCCAGAAGAAGCCTGTAAGGAAGCAGCTCAAAGAATAGTTGATAGGAATAAAAGAGAAAATCGAAGTTTAAAAAACACTCAAGTAGGATATATTGCTCTCAATAAAAATGGAGCCTATGGGGCTTATGGAATTCAAAAAGGTTTTAATTGTAGAGTGTACAATACCGAAGTAGGAAACCAAAGAATTGATGCAAAACATTTGATCTGA
- a CDS encoding PQ-loop domain-containing transporter produces MSGIEILGWTGFAILIGAWIPQTLQTIKAGKTDISLAFILMYVSSSLLLTVHSVLINELVYIVLNGMLTVGSAINLYYKLFPRKDAE; encoded by the coding sequence ATGAGTGGAATTGAAATTTTAGGCTGGACGGGTTTTGCAATCCTGATAGGGGCTTGGATCCCTCAGACACTTCAAACCATTAAGGCAGGTAAAACGGACATAAGCCTCGCGTTTATTTTGATGTATGTTTCTTCAAGTTTATTACTCACAGTTCATTCTGTGCTCATAAACGAACTAGTTTACATCGTCTTGAATGGGATGTTAACCGTAGGAAGTGCCATTAATCTTTACTATAAATTATTTCCGAGAAAAGATGCTGAATAG
- a CDS encoding adenosine kinase, whose product MTKKYNVYGIGNALVDIDVEVKEEFLNEHGIAKGLMTLVDEETQFQLLGAINNKSVGKKSGGSAANTVMAVSQFGGKAFYSCKVANDEFGDFYLNDLSNAGIATNLDNADREDGITGKCLVMVTDDADRTMNTYLGITTSLSVAEVNEEAIKASEYVYLEGYLVASPTAFEAMKLTKKIAEENGVKTSITLSDPSIVEGFKAPFREVIGDSVDLLFCNEEEAMVFTESSDVMDAREKLKEVAKRFVITQGKNGAMIFDGDTFVDIEPYQVNAVDTNGAGDMFAGTFLYGITNGHSYAGSGKLASLASSKVVSQFGPRLSNTAIQDILKDMR is encoded by the coding sequence ATGACAAAGAAATACAACGTCTACGGAATTGGAAATGCTTTAGTAGATATCGATGTAGAAGTTAAAGAAGAGTTTTTGAACGAGCATGGTATTGCTAAAGGGCTTATGACTTTAGTAGACGAAGAGACACAGTTTCAGTTGTTGGGAGCTATCAACAATAAGAGTGTTGGTAAAAAGTCAGGTGGTTCTGCGGCTAATACTGTAATGGCGGTGTCTCAATTCGGCGGCAAAGCATTTTACTCCTGTAAAGTAGCTAACGATGAGTTCGGCGATTTTTACTTGAATGATTTGTCGAATGCTGGAATTGCAACCAACCTCGACAACGCTGATCGTGAGGATGGAATTACTGGTAAGTGCCTAGTGATGGTTACAGACGATGCCGACCGTACCATGAATACTTATTTAGGCATTACGACGTCTTTGTCTGTTGCAGAGGTTAATGAAGAAGCCATTAAAGCTTCAGAGTATGTTTATTTAGAAGGTTACCTCGTTGCATCGCCAACTGCTTTTGAAGCGATGAAGCTTACCAAAAAAATCGCTGAAGAGAATGGCGTTAAAACGTCTATTACACTTTCAGATCCGTCAATAGTAGAAGGATTTAAAGCTCCATTTAGAGAAGTGATTGGTGATAGTGTTGACTTATTATTCTGTAATGAAGAAGAAGCGATGGTATTTACAGAGTCATCAGATGTGATGGATGCTCGTGAAAAGCTAAAAGAAGTAGCTAAGCGATTTGTTATTACCCAAGGTAAAAACGGGGCTATGATTTTTGACGGCGATACCTTTGTTGATATCGAGCCATACCAAGTAAATGCTGTTGATACCAACGGAGCAGGCGATATGTTTGCAGGTACATTTTTATATGGAATCACCAATGGCCATAGCTATGCCGGCTCAGGTAAATTAGCTAGTCTTGCATCTTCAAAAGTCGTTTCTCAATTCGGTCCAAGACTCAGTAATACCGCTATTCAAGATATTTTGAAGGATATGCGATGA
- a CDS encoding sodium:solute symporter — protein sequence MTTGFTLLDYTVLVLYLIGIAVLGLRASGKQTSTRDYFLGGEGIPWWAVLFSVVATETSTLTFISIPAVAYGGNLTFLQITIGYALGRIVVALLFLPKYYEGEMYTAYQFLEKRFGATMRNVTSSTFMVTRLLADGVRLFATAIPLAIILRLGGAFIGWGDLELYLLSISVISVITLVYTFFGGIKAVVWMDVVQMGIYLGGAVIAMFVLLNKLPDGWNTVSAFAEEGNKFQIFRTGFDLSFADFIAQPYTIITAVIGGAVFSLASHGTDQLLVQRLLATGNLKSGQKALMWSGLVVMFQFALFLVVGLMLFAFYEGVTFTELGLATNDEIFAKFIVEQLPAGISGLIVAALFAAAMSSLSSSLNSLASATTYDLYKPYFGKQNTDADDLKTSRIITLVWGVILTGSAFLFAVLQLQAGERPTVVELGLGIASYTYGGLLGAFGLGMLSSKANSKDAVIGFFTGLVVLLFLVKGPVQNILPGEGLAIAWPLYTLVGSLVVIGVGMTSSKLFGQSSTKK from the coding sequence ATGACCACAGGATTTACGCTACTTGATTACACCGTTTTAGTATTATATCTGATAGGAATTGCTGTTTTAGGATTGCGAGCATCTGGCAAGCAGACTTCAACAAGAGATTATTTTTTAGGAGGAGAAGGCATCCCGTGGTGGGCAGTTTTATTTTCAGTAGTGGCCACAGAAACTAGTACTCTTACCTTTATAAGTATACCTGCCGTAGCTTATGGCGGGAACCTCACTTTTCTTCAAATCACAATTGGATATGCCCTTGGTAGAATAGTAGTAGCACTGCTATTCCTTCCAAAATACTATGAAGGCGAGATGTATACAGCCTATCAGTTCTTGGAAAAACGATTTGGAGCTACCATGCGTAATGTGACCAGTTCTACTTTTATGGTTACACGATTATTGGCGGATGGAGTTCGTTTGTTTGCAACGGCTATACCACTAGCTATTATACTTCGATTAGGCGGTGCATTCATTGGCTGGGGCGATTTAGAACTATATCTCCTTTCTATATCTGTGATTTCTGTAATCACCTTGGTTTACACCTTTTTTGGGGGAATTAAAGCAGTTGTATGGATGGATGTAGTTCAGATGGGAATATACTTAGGGGGTGCAGTAATCGCGATGTTTGTGTTACTCAATAAACTACCTGATGGTTGGAATACCGTAAGTGCCTTCGCAGAGGAAGGGAATAAATTCCAGATTTTTAGAACCGGCTTTGACTTAAGTTTTGCCGATTTCATCGCGCAGCCATATACGATAATAACGGCTGTGATAGGGGGCGCGGTGTTCTCGTTAGCTTCGCATGGAACCGATCAGTTATTAGTTCAGCGATTACTGGCGACGGGTAATTTAAAGTCAGGCCAAAAGGCATTGATGTGGAGCGGATTGGTAGTGATGTTTCAATTTGCGCTATTTTTAGTAGTAGGTTTAATGCTATTCGCTTTCTATGAAGGCGTGACATTTACCGAGCTTGGCTTGGCTACCAATGATGAGATTTTCGCGAAATTTATAGTAGAGCAGCTTCCCGCAGGTATTTCTGGCTTAATCGTAGCGGCACTCTTTGCTGCAGCCATGAGTAGCCTTAGTTCATCGTTAAATTCGTTAGCATCTGCAACTACCTACGACCTGTATAAGCCGTACTTCGGTAAACAGAACACCGATGCGGATGATTTAAAGACGTCTCGTATTATCACATTAGTTTGGGGCGTAATCTTAACAGGTTCTGCATTTCTATTTGCGGTACTTCAACTGCAAGCGGGTGAGAGGCCAACGGTAGTTGAGCTCGGGTTAGGTATTGCTTCGTACACCTATGGTGGGTTATTAGGAGCTTTTGGTTTAGGGATGCTGTCCTCAAAAGCTAACTCGAAAGATGCTGTGATTGGTTTTTTTACTGGCTTAGTGGTGCTACTCTTCTTAGTAAAAGGGCCAGTACAGAATATTCTTCCAGGCGAAGGTCTCGCAATCGCATGGCCTCTATATACCCTAGTAGGAAGTTTGGTTGTAATTGGGGTAGGGATGACTTCTTCTAAGTTATTTGGGCAATCATCGACAAAAAAATAG
- a CDS encoding M20 metallopeptidase family protein, translated as MHARIKELALKYFQEMVGTRKYLHQHPELSYQEFETTKYIKSRLDDLGIPYESPLETGCVGIIEGAKKSDRVIALRADIDALPIQEEGDFKKEFYSKVEGVAHCCGHDAHTSNLLGVATILMELRDEIEGRVLLVFQPGEERLPGGGKLLCETGYLQSQNVSAVYGLHTSPSHAPGTVATRVGPLMASPDEIEIEIIGKGGHAARAHEAIDPIVLASQFVSGVQSIISRNVDPTESAVITIGKIEGGTTYNIIPESVKMLGTVRTFSKSTKKLIEQKLEALLKGITEAAGGSYTFKFKQGYPAVINSEQEALNVLEQTNALFGEDAVIDLERPSMAGEDFAFYQEHFPGAFFFVGSGSEESDSTYVWHHPKYNVDDRFFLTAAPLMASLVLNTK; from the coding sequence ATGCACGCACGAATAAAAGAATTAGCTCTGAAATATTTCCAAGAAATGGTGGGTACCCGGAAATATCTTCATCAGCATCCAGAATTGAGTTACCAAGAATTTGAAACTACCAAGTACATAAAATCTCGGTTAGACGATCTGGGCATTCCTTACGAGAGTCCACTAGAAACAGGGTGTGTGGGCATTATTGAAGGAGCTAAGAAATCTGATCGCGTAATTGCACTTCGAGCTGATATTGATGCTCTACCCATTCAAGAAGAAGGGGATTTTAAAAAAGAGTTTTATTCGAAAGTAGAAGGAGTGGCTCATTGCTGTGGTCATGATGCACACACCTCAAATTTATTAGGTGTGGCTACCATTTTGATGGAGCTTCGTGACGAAATAGAGGGGCGAGTACTACTCGTATTTCAACCAGGTGAAGAGCGTTTGCCTGGAGGTGGTAAGCTTTTATGTGAGACTGGTTATTTGCAATCACAGAATGTAAGCGCCGTGTATGGTTTACATACTTCGCCAAGTCATGCTCCGGGAACGGTAGCAACTCGAGTTGGACCCCTTATGGCAAGTCCTGATGAAATCGAAATTGAGATAATTGGGAAAGGAGGGCATGCAGCGCGTGCTCATGAAGCTATAGACCCAATTGTATTAGCTTCCCAATTCGTTAGTGGCGTGCAAAGCATCATTAGTAGAAATGTTGATCCAACAGAATCAGCGGTTATTACTATTGGTAAAATTGAAGGAGGGACTACCTATAACATCATTCCTGAAAGTGTGAAGATGTTGGGCACGGTGCGAACTTTCAGCAAATCCACTAAAAAATTAATCGAGCAAAAACTCGAAGCCTTGTTGAAAGGTATCACTGAAGCAGCTGGTGGCAGTTATACCTTTAAATTTAAACAAGGGTACCCAGCAGTAATTAATTCAGAGCAAGAAGCGCTTAATGTACTTGAGCAAACAAATGCTTTGTTCGGGGAAGATGCAGTTATTGATTTGGAACGCCCAAGTATGGCTGGCGAAGACTTCGCCTTCTATCAAGAGCATTTTCCAGGAGCATTTTTCTTTGTAGGTAGTGGAAGTGAAGAATCCGATTCTACCTATGTGTGGCATCACCCAAAATACAATGTGGATGATCGTTTCTTCTTAACGGCAGCCCCACTCATGGCTTCATTAGTATTAAATACAAAGTAA